One window of the Candidatus Bathyarchaeota archaeon genome contains the following:
- a CDS encoding iron ABC transporter permease — MTLKITRRKIINAVGGYFILSIFIFFVLRPIFMVFLKSFEAKGGGFTLYNWYKFFSFPMLVKLIPNSVGVGLFTASLTVFLAMLISYTIVKTDVPLRGFFRIVTLMPLVAPPFIVPFSMLLLFGRSGLITKQLLGLDISVYGFWGMVIALLFTYLPYALTVMIGVFQSLDVTIEQSARSLGASPFTTFRTITFNLLKPGILGAFTIVFFLSLTDFATPLILQGSFRVLATEAYFSILSDPSLRMGSVISIILFAICAVANILSRRWLGKVSYTTITGKGEFRELSKGSSPYVKWPLFIICLGVCIFILLVYINIVVNAFAKLPGYDYTFTLENFKLRQVSGAAAAQGGIVMLRNSIFAATIAGVSGALLSAATAYLVVRGIFPGKAFLDQAALSTFAVPGALLGIGYILAFNKPPLALTGTAAIVILCMLFQKLPLAYQSVKASLMQVDQSIEQASRSLGAGRFTTFARIVLPLVGTGFTGGLLFAFIAAVNTVSAVIFLVTSEFPLASVEVLLETNEPIVNTGVALATLLMAISFLAFAIIGIIAKKGGGSAIKF, encoded by the coding sequence TTGACTTTAAAAATAACTAGAAGAAAAATAATAAATGCAGTAGGTGGATACTTCATACTTTCTATATTTATTTTCTTTGTCTTAAGACCTATTTTCATGGTATTTCTTAAGAGCTTTGAAGCTAAAGGTGGAGGCTTCACATTATATAATTGGTATAAATTCTTTTCTTTTCCAATGCTTGTTAAACTCATTCCAAACAGTGTAGGAGTTGGCTTATTTACAGCTTCGCTTACAGTTTTTCTTGCAATGCTTATTTCTTATACAATTGTAAAAACTGATGTCCCATTAAGAGGTTTCTTTAGAATAGTTACATTAATGCCTTTGGTTGCTCCCCCATTTATAGTACCTTTTTCTATGCTATTACTTTTCGGTAGAAGCGGTTTAATTACTAAACAACTACTTGGATTAGACATTTCGGTATATGGCTTTTGGGGAATGGTAATAGCGCTTCTATTTACGTATCTACCATACGCTTTAACAGTTATGATAGGAGTATTCCAATCTTTAGATGTTACAATCGAACAATCAGCTAGATCTTTAGGGGCTTCACCATTTACTACATTCAGAACTATAACCTTTAATTTGCTTAAACCTGGAATACTAGGAGCTTTCACTATAGTGTTTTTCCTTTCCTTAACTGATTTTGCAACACCTTTAATTCTTCAAGGAAGTTTCAGAGTACTTGCAACAGAAGCTTATTTTAGTATACTTTCAGATCCAAGTTTAAGAATGGGTTCAGTTATTTCAATCATATTGTTTGCTATATGTGCTGTAGCCAATATTTTAAGTAGAAGATGGCTAGGGAAAGTTTCTTATACCACGATAACTGGAAAAGGAGAATTTAGAGAATTAAGTAAAGGATCATCCCCCTACGTAAAATGGCCCCTATTCATTATTTGTTTAGGTGTTTGCATTTTTATCTTGCTAGTCTACATTAATATAGTTGTAAATGCTTTTGCAAAATTACCTGGTTATGATTATACTTTTACTCTTGAAAACTTTAAGCTTAGACAAGTTTCTGGAGCGGCTGCAGCTCAAGGTGGAATAGTTATGCTTAGAAACAGTATTTTTGCAGCAACTATAGCTGGAGTTTCAGGTGCATTATTATCAGCTGCAACAGCATACTTAGTGGTTAGAGGTATTTTCCCAGGCAAAGCTTTTCTTGATCAAGCAGCTTTAAGTACTTTTGCTGTTCCAGGTGCATTATTAGGAATAGGGTATATTCTAGCTTTTAATAAACCTCCTTTAGCTTTAACAGGTACAGCTGCAATAGTAATATTGTGTATGCTATTTCAAAAGTTACCCCTTGCTTATCAATCTGTTAAAGCTTCTTTAATGCAAGTAGATCAGAGCATAGAGCAAGCCTCAAGAAGTTTAGGAGCAGGACGATTTACAACATTTGCTAGAATAGTTTTACCTCTTGTTGGTACAGGATTTACTGGAGGATTGCTTTTTGCATTTATAGCAGCAGTTAATACCGTAAGCGCTGTAATTTTCCTTGTAACTTCAGAGTTTCCATTAGCTTCAGTTGAAGTATTACTAGAAACAAATGAACCTATTGTAAATACTGGAGTAGCATTAGCTACATTGCTTATGGCAATATCATTTTTAGCCTTTGCTATTATAGGAATTATTGCAAAGAAAGGTGGCGGTAGTGCAATTAAATTTTAA
- a CDS encoding extracellular solute-binding protein — MGEEKKEAPSRRGYLKAVGAGVVGLAVGAAIGYGAAPKAAPGAVTTITKTETKTVTAPGAPVEGRKVSIYTYFEAYEQEGYMPLLVDMTGLDISTWTESTGTVMARLISEKAAPVADIVWGLSDWALETLKEEKVIVKPDQPLANADKIDPKLTDPEGVWFGLGYWTAPMGVFHTKRAAEKGLTMPKSYWDLTDPKWKGEIIMPNPKTSGTATMFLTGIMILFGEDKGWEFFDKLVPNCAQITPSGSAPGKLAQTGECVLGLTFDYQTVKSKEAGYPVEIWVPEEGVAVNIHGAAIINGAKRPGNAWRVLQAAISKPMMYEYYRSGSWLKVSRTDFPFPEDLAAAHPAWKWLIENHKIMPNYDFKWVAKNRERLLDEWTKRYGA; from the coding sequence TTGGGTGAAGAGAAGAAGGAGGCTCCTTCTAGAAGGGGTTATTTGAAGGCTGTTGGTGCTGGTGTTGTTGGTTTAGCTGTTGGAGCAGCTATAGGTTATGGAGCAGCCCCCAAAGCAGCTCCAGGAGCAGTAACAACAATAACAAAAACAGAAACAAAAACAGTAACAGCACCTGGAGCACCAGTTGAAGGGAGAAAAGTCTCTATATACACCTATTTTGAAGCTTATGAACAAGAAGGTTATATGCCCTTATTAGTTGATATGACTGGTCTCGATATAAGCACTTGGACTGAATCAACAGGTACTGTTATGGCTCGTTTAATCTCTGAGAAAGCAGCTCCGGTTGCTGATATAGTTTGGGGCTTATCTGACTGGGCTTTAGAAACATTAAAGGAGGAAAAGGTTATCGTAAAACCTGATCAACCATTAGCTAATGCTGATAAGATAGATCCTAAGCTTACGGATCCTGAAGGTGTATGGTTTGGCTTAGGATACTGGACTGCACCTATGGGTGTTTTCCATACAAAAAGAGCGGCGGAAAAAGGTTTAACTATGCCTAAAAGCTACTGGGATTTAACAGATCCAAAATGGAAAGGAGAAATAATAATGCCAAACCCAAAAACATCAGGAACAGCTACTATGTTTCTTACTGGCATAATGATTCTTTTTGGTGAAGATAAAGGATGGGAATTTTTCGATAAGCTCGTTCCAAATTGCGCGCAGATAACTCCAAGCGGTTCAGCACCTGGAAAACTTGCGCAAACTGGTGAATGTGTTTTAGGACTTACTTTTGATTATCAAACGGTGAAAAGTAAAGAGGCAGGTTATCCTGTAGAGATTTGGGTACCTGAAGAAGGTGTGGCAGTTAATATTCATGGTGCAGCTATAATTAATGGTGCTAAACGACCTGGAAATGCATGGAGGGTCCTCCAAGCCGCTATATCTAAACCAATGATGTATGAGTATTACAGGAGCGGTTCATGGCTTAAAGTTTCTAGAACAGACTTTCCATTTCCAGAAGATCTCGCTGCAGCGCATCCAGCATGGAAATGGCTTATAGAAAACCATAAAATTATGCCAAATTATGACTTCAAATGGGTTGCAAAAAACAGAGAAAGACTTTTAGATGAATGGACAAAACGTTACGGAGCTTAA
- a CDS encoding 4Fe-4S binding protein, whose protein sequence is MKIKFYPERCTGCKICEMACSIRNENVINPSKARLRIYREAMDKFIIKICDLCGECIKVCNPKAIYMENGVFKVDDKKCNMCLECLKACPQDAIFTHKDLRYPLFCIFCGACVANCPQKALELVR, encoded by the coding sequence ATGAAAATTAAGTTTTATCCTGAACGATGTACTGGATGCAAAATTTGTGAAATGGCTTGTTCTATAAGAAATGAAAATGTGATTAATCCTAGTAAAGCTAGATTAAGGATCTATAGAGAAGCAATGGATAAATTCATAATAAAAATTTGTGATTTATGTGGTGAATGCATAAAAGTTTGTAATCCTAAAGCTATATATATGGAAAATGGTGTTTTTAAGGTTGACGATAAAAAATGCAACATGTGCCTTGAATGTCTTAAAGCTTGTCCTCAAGATGCAATCTTTACTCATAAAGATTTACGATACCCCTTATTTTGTATCTTTTGTGGTGCATGCGTAGCTAATTGTCCTCAAAAAGCTTTAGAATTAGTAAGGTGA
- a CDS encoding acyl-CoA carboxylase subunit beta, with amino-acid sequence MLKKIEELKKAVEQAKLGGGIEAIEAQHKKGKLTARERLEKLLDHDTFIELNQFVTHHCVEFDMDKKKVFGDGVITGFGTIDGRPVAVFAQDFTFMGGSLGEMHAKKICEVMDLALKIGVPIIGLNDSGGARIQEGVSSLAGYGEIFYRNVLASGVVPQISVIMGPCAGGAVYSPALTDFIFMVKKTSYMFITGPKVVKAVTGEDVTPEQLGGGEVHSKSSGVAHFLAENEEECLLMVRQLLSYLPLNNLEDPPILPSIEPDEPERIMDLVPEDPRKPYNMIDIINKIFDKNSFFEVHKHYAPNAIVGFARLNGFSVGVIANQPAVLTGVLDVDSSDKIARFVRFCDAFNIPLITLVDVPGYLPGVNQEYEGIIRHGAKVIYAYSEATVPKLTVIIRKAYGGGYIAMCSKHLGADAVLAWPTAEIAVMGPEGAAEIIFSKEIAKAEKPEEALLNFAQKYREKITNPYVAASKGYVTSIIDPRDTRKILINYLIALQRKRGKPGFSRKHGNIPL; translated from the coding sequence TTGTTAAAAAAAATTGAGGAACTTAAAAAAGCAGTAGAACAAGCTAAACTTGGAGGAGGAATTGAAGCTATAGAAGCACAACATAAAAAGGGAAAGTTAACTGCACGTGAAAGATTAGAGAAACTTTTAGATCATGATACATTTATTGAGTTAAACCAATTTGTTACACACCATTGTGTAGAGTTCGATATGGATAAAAAAAAGGTTTTCGGAGACGGTGTAATTACAGGATTTGGAACAATTGATGGCAGACCTGTAGCTGTTTTCGCCCAAGATTTTACTTTTATGGGCGGTTCATTAGGAGAAATGCATGCAAAAAAAATATGTGAAGTTATGGATTTAGCTTTAAAAATTGGCGTTCCTATAATAGGATTAAACGATTCTGGAGGAGCAAGAATTCAAGAAGGGGTCTCATCTCTTGCAGGTTATGGGGAAATTTTCTATAGGAATGTTCTAGCTTCAGGTGTTGTGCCACAGATATCAGTTATTATGGGACCATGCGCAGGAGGCGCTGTTTATTCACCTGCTTTAACAGATTTCATTTTTATGGTGAAGAAAACAAGTTATATGTTTATAACTGGTCCCAAAGTGGTTAAAGCTGTGACTGGAGAAGATGTAACCCCAGAACAACTTGGTGGAGGAGAAGTTCATTCTAAATCTAGTGGAGTAGCCCACTTTCTAGCAGAAAATGAGGAAGAATGCTTATTAATGGTTAGACAACTTTTAAGTTATCTTCCATTAAACAATTTAGAGGACCCCCCTATACTACCTTCAATCGAACCTGATGAACCTGAAAGAATCATGGATTTAGTTCCAGAAGACCCAAGAAAGCCCTATAATATGATTGATATAATTAATAAAATATTTGACAAGAATTCATTTTTTGAAGTACATAAGCATTATGCGCCTAATGCTATTGTTGGATTTGCTAGGTTAAATGGATTTAGCGTTGGAGTTATTGCTAATCAACCAGCTGTACTTACGGGAGTTTTAGATGTAGATTCATCAGATAAAATTGCAAGATTTGTAAGATTTTGTGATGCTTTTAATATTCCGCTTATAACTTTAGTGGATGTGCCGGGTTATCTCCCTGGTGTAAATCAAGAGTATGAAGGAATAATTAGGCATGGAGCAAAGGTTATTTATGCTTATTCAGAAGCTACAGTACCTAAGCTTACTGTTATAATTCGCAAAGCTTATGGAGGAGGTTATATAGCTATGTGCAGTAAACATTTGGGAGCTGACGCTGTTTTAGCTTGGCCTACAGCTGAAATTGCAGTTATGGGACCTGAAGGAGCCGCTGAAATAATTTTTAGCAAAGAAATTGCGAAAGCTGAAAAACCTGAAGAGGCTCTCTTAAATTTTGCTCAAAAATATAGAGAGAAAATAACGAATCCATATGTAGCTGCCTCTAAAGGCTACGTTACATCAATTATTGATCCCCGAGATACAAGAAAAATACTTATAAACTATTTAATTGCATTACAAAGAAAAAGAGGTAAACCTGGCTTTTCTAGGAAACATGGAAATATTCCTTTATAA
- a CDS encoding sodium ion-translocating decarboxylase subunit beta, with translation MKKVKLLLFPFPYGNVIMIAVGCFFIYLAIKKHYEPLLLLPIGFSAILVNIPYGGLMEPGGFFKFLYDFGIITEVFPILIFIGIGAMCDFGILLERPWLLIFAAAGQIGIFTALIAALLSGFTPLESVAVGIIGAMDGPTAIYVTSKFTPEILGPVTVCAYSYMAMVPLLQVPISKALTTKKERLVRMPYKRESYSKTIRLIFPIIVTLITGLIAPKGLPLMGALMFGNFMKESGVVERLTKTAENELANITTLLLGIAIGGTMMAEQFLTIKTLLIFGLGLIAFSSALASGILFGKLVYLITRGKVNPLIGACGVSAFPMAGRTAHLIGRREDPDNWLLLHAVATNAGGQIGSVIAGAVVLTYAPLLLGL, from the coding sequence ATGAAAAAGGTGAAGTTACTTTTGTTCCCCTTTCCCTACGGAAACGTTATAATGATCGCAGTTGGGTGTTTCTTTATTTATTTAGCTATTAAAAAACATTATGAACCTCTCCTTTTGCTTCCTATAGGTTTTAGCGCAATTTTAGTGAATATTCCATATGGAGGATTAATGGAACCCGGAGGCTTCTTTAAGTTTCTTTATGACTTCGGGATAATTACTGAAGTTTTCCCAATATTGATTTTTATTGGTATAGGTGCCATGTGTGATTTTGGTATTCTTTTAGAGAGACCTTGGCTTCTTATATTCGCTGCAGCAGGACAAATTGGGATTTTTACTGCCTTAATAGCTGCTTTATTATCTGGGTTTACTCCGCTTGAGTCTGTAGCTGTTGGAATTATTGGAGCAATGGATGGTCCAACGGCCATATATGTAACATCTAAATTTACTCCTGAAATTTTAGGACCAGTAACCGTATGCGCTTACTCATATATGGCTATGGTGCCTCTTCTTCAAGTTCCAATTTCAAAAGCTCTTACAACTAAAAAAGAAAGATTGGTTAGGATGCCTTATAAACGTGAATCCTACTCTAAAACAATTCGCTTAATTTTCCCTATAATAGTAACTTTAATAACAGGGTTAATAGCTCCAAAAGGTCTTCCTTTAATGGGTGCATTAATGTTTGGAAATTTTATGAAGGAAAGCGGTGTTGTAGAAAGATTAACTAAAACTGCTGAAAATGAACTTGCAAACATTACAACCTTACTCTTAGGAATCGCAATTGGTGGAACAATGATGGCTGAACAATTTTTAACAATTAAAACTTTACTTATATTTGGGTTAGGTTTAATAGCATTTTCTTCAGCTTTAGCTTCTGGAATACTATTTGGTAAATTAGTTTATCTTATTACAAGAGGAAAAGTTAACCCATTAATAGGCGCTTGTGGTGTTTCAGCATTTCCAATGGCTGGAAGAACTGCACATTTAATAGGGCGGAGAGAAGATCCAGATAACTGGCTTTTGCTTCATGCTGTAGCTACAAATGCTGGTGGACAAATAGGTTCAGTAATTGCCGGAGCAGTAGTATTAACTTATGCACCTCTTTTACTTGGTTTATAA
- a CDS encoding aldehyde ferredoxin oxidoreductase family protein → MKYKGYMGKILRVNLNSKRVWIQEVTDEMARMYLGGNGFAARILYDELKPGIDALSSENKIFIGSGPLNGTRIPFCAKTYVASKSPLTGLWGDTNCGGHFSAELKFTGYDAIVVEGKAEKPVYISILDNEVKINDASHLWGKTTYETEEIIKKDLGEKGAYSISIGPAGENLVRYACLISAYRAGGRCGLGAVMGSKNLKAIAVKGSKDVEVADLNGLEKYVSEVRFKKFPGSTLDKGYSSLGTPMLPTIINKLGLLGTKNWSDEVFDEVDKIGYDALHKYEVKRVSCFGCLAHCCGVYKVENGIYAGAMNEGPEYETIYALGSMCLNNDITSIIKMDRMCDELGLDTISTGVTLAFAMECREKGILTKEDMDGLDLRFGNPEAMIVMIERIAYRKGFGSILAEGTKRAAGKIGKGAEYYAINTKGLEHPGHSTRGTKGMALSYAIGNRGAHHHDGRDFEYSPNPLLGYDGNAEAIEGKGKMVAKITRWTAFADCCCYCHFAEKVYGILISQEHVTQINLVTGMNVSLEDLWKIGERVYTLERLFNIREGVRRVHDTIPERFFKEPIPRGPHKGAILTQEELNKMLDEFYEEYGWDKKTGVPTEERLKMLDLRVS, encoded by the coding sequence ATGAAGTATAAAGGTTATATGGGAAAAATTCTTAGGGTGAACTTAAACTCAAAAAGGGTTTGGATACAGGAAGTAACAGATGAAATGGCTCGTATGTATCTTGGTGGAAATGGTTTTGCCGCAAGAATTCTTTATGATGAACTTAAACCTGGTATAGATGCTTTAAGTTCAGAAAATAAAATTTTCATTGGTAGTGGACCATTAAATGGGACTCGTATTCCATTTTGCGCTAAAACATACGTTGCTTCTAAATCCCCATTAACAGGTTTATGGGGGGATACTAATTGCGGTGGGCACTTTTCAGCTGAATTAAAATTTACTGGATATGATGCGATAGTTGTTGAGGGAAAAGCTGAAAAACCCGTGTATATATCAATTTTAGATAATGAAGTTAAGATTAATGATGCTTCTCATTTATGGGGAAAAACAACTTATGAAACTGAAGAAATAATAAAAAAGGATTTAGGTGAAAAAGGGGCTTATTCGATAAGTATTGGGCCAGCTGGAGAAAACTTAGTTAGATATGCTTGTTTAATATCTGCTTATAGAGCTGGTGGACGTTGCGGTTTAGGTGCAGTCATGGGTTCAAAAAATTTAAAAGCCATAGCTGTTAAAGGAAGTAAAGATGTTGAAGTAGCAGATTTGAATGGGCTTGAAAAATATGTTAGCGAAGTAAGATTTAAAAAATTTCCAGGTTCAACATTGGATAAAGGTTATTCCTCGCTTGGAACACCTATGCTTCCAACAATAATTAATAAACTTGGTTTATTAGGAACAAAAAATTGGAGTGATGAAGTGTTTGATGAAGTAGATAAGATTGGATATGATGCTTTACATAAATATGAAGTAAAACGAGTTTCATGCTTTGGCTGCTTAGCACATTGTTGTGGAGTGTATAAAGTTGAAAATGGAATTTATGCAGGAGCTATGAATGAAGGCCCTGAATATGAAACAATTTACGCTTTAGGTTCGATGTGTCTCAATAATGATATAACTTCCATCATAAAAATGGATAGAATGTGTGATGAGTTAGGTTTAGATACAATTTCCACGGGTGTAACTTTAGCTTTCGCTATGGAGTGCAGAGAAAAAGGCATCTTAACAAAGGAAGATATGGATGGATTAGATTTAAGATTTGGTAATCCTGAAGCAATGATTGTTATGATAGAGCGTATTGCTTACAGAAAAGGTTTTGGCTCGATTTTAGCTGAAGGAACTAAAAGAGCTGCTGGAAAAATAGGTAAGGGAGCAGAATATTACGCGATAAACACTAAAGGGCTTGAACACCCAGGGCACTCAACTAGAGGCACAAAAGGAATGGCTTTAAGCTATGCTATAGGCAATAGAGGAGCGCATCATCATGATGGAAGAGATTTTGAATATTCACCAAACCCCCTTTTAGGTTATGACGGAAACGCAGAAGCTATAGAGGGGAAAGGTAAAATGGTTGCTAAAATAACACGATGGACAGCTTTCGCTGATTGCTGCTGCTATTGTCACTTTGCTGAGAAAGTTTACGGTATATTAATAAGCCAGGAGCATGTTACTCAAATAAACTTGGTTACTGGAATGAATGTTAGTTTAGAGGATTTATGGAAAATAGGCGAAAGAGTATACACGTTAGAAAGATTATTTAATATTAGAGAAGGTGTAAGAAGAGTCCACGATACGATTCCTGAAAGATTTTTTAAAGAACCTATTCCAAGAGGGCCTCATAAAGGCGCTATTTTAACTCAAGAAGAACTAAATAAAATGCTTGATGAATTTTATGAAGAGTACGGATGGGATAAAAAAACAGGAGTTCCAACTGAAGAAAGACTTAAAATGCTAGATTTACGCGTTTCATAA
- a CDS encoding CoA-binding protein: MAVFATEKTVVLVQGITGKEGAFRTKRMLEYGTKIVAGVTPGKGGQEVHGIPVYDSVEEAIKAHPEINTVVQFVPARLAKDASFEAIESGIKNLLIIAEGIPFQDTMEIIAAAEEKGVTVVGPNTSGVISPPICELGACCQSAFHGPGKIGVVSTTGSVQWYISRLISLGGWGVSTMMQIGGDPIRGTDFPEALLMYEKDPQTEAIVMIGEIGGDAEIRAADLIERGEVKKPVIAYIYARTAPPGKRLGHAGAIIERGGGVEAKVKALQKAGAIVITYPWEILGAIKELGIEPIPELFKTPIKESKIEE, translated from the coding sequence ATGGCTGTTTTTGCAACAGAGAAGACTGTAGTGTTAGTTCAAGGAATTACAGGGAAAGAAGGAGCTTTTAGAACGAAAAGAATGCTTGAATATGGAACAAAAATTGTAGCTGGAGTGACACCAGGTAAAGGAGGACAAGAAGTTCATGGTATCCCAGTATATGATAGTGTTGAAGAAGCTATAAAAGCTCATCCAGAAATAAACACGGTTGTCCAGTTTGTTCCTGCTAGACTTGCAAAAGACGCCTCTTTCGAAGCTATAGAATCAGGAATAAAAAATCTTTTAATAATTGCTGAAGGTATACCATTTCAAGATACTATGGAGATCATAGCTGCAGCTGAAGAAAAAGGTGTAACCGTAGTAGGTCCCAACACTTCAGGAGTCATTTCACCACCTATATGTGAGTTGGGAGCATGCTGTCAATCAGCTTTTCACGGACCAGGGAAAATAGGAGTTGTTTCAACAACAGGAAGTGTTCAATGGTATATATCTAGACTTATATCGCTTGGAGGATGGGGTGTAAGCACTATGATGCAAATAGGCGGAGACCCTATTAGAGGAACAGACTTTCCAGAAGCCTTATTAATGTATGAAAAGGATCCTCAAACCGAAGCAATAGTAATGATAGGAGAAATTGGTGGAGATGCTGAAATTAGAGCTGCTGATTTAATTGAGCGAGGAGAAGTGAAAAAACCAGTTATCGCCTATATTTATGCGCGTACAGCTCCACCAGGAAAAAGATTAGGTCATGCAGGTGCTATTATTGAGAGAGGTGGAGGTGTAGAAGCTAAAGTTAAAGCTTTACAAAAAGCTGGAGCTATAGTAATTACTTACCCATGGGAAATACTTGGTGCTATAAAGGAGTTAGGAATAGAACCTATTCCAGAACTTTTTAAAACACCAATTAAAGAATCAAAGATTGAAGAATAA
- a CDS encoding biotin/lipoyl-binding protein codes for MKRKFKVTIEEKTFIVEVEEISEQELTKPIFKPEITLKKEETPIQIQKKVIKEAEESIIKAPMDGTIIRIEKKLGDKVSEGEVLLVLEAMKMENEICAPKSGVIKELNVSKGASVRQGDVLAVIE; via the coding sequence ATGAAGAGAAAATTTAAAGTTACAATAGAAGAGAAAACCTTCATTGTTGAGGTAGAAGAAATTAGTGAACAGGAATTAACTAAACCTATTTTTAAACCGGAAATAACTTTAAAAAAAGAGGAAACACCTATTCAAATTCAGAAAAAAGTTATTAAAGAAGCTGAAGAATCAATTATAAAAGCTCCTATGGATGGTACAATAATTCGTATAGAGAAAAAACTTGGGGATAAAGTTTCTGAAGGTGAAGTTTTATTAGTGTTAGAGGCTATGAAAATGGAGAATGAAATATGCGCGCCTAAATCAGGTGTAATTAAAGAGTTAAATGTTTCTAAAGGGGCTTCTGTTCGTCAAGGTGATGTTCTAGCTGTTATAGAATGA
- a CDS encoding acetate--CoA ligase family protein has translation MPYLLEYEAKQIFRKEGLPIPEGEVAETSEQAKNIAERIGKPVVVKIQIPTGRRGRAGGVKLANNAEEAEKIAKELLGKEFLGHKVNKVLVEEKLNIKREFYIGVVNDRAAKSPAILMSSEGGMEIEEITQKFPEKLAKINVNIFKGLQVFQVRNAAKKVGIPLELINNVSNMLYNLYWKIYRKYDATFTEINPLCLTNDGKLIAADARLSIDDDAMFRHKEITPEAEKHLNEREKHAKEKGYVYVELDPNGEIACISNGAGLGMSVMDYVNEAGGKLACFMDVGGRFYELAGDALKTVLTLPNLKAVLFHVYAGLTRANIIAKGVCEAIKEVKPKVPIFIQVSGTGEKGAIEIMKKESEEFRKMGLIVEWCSHTVTGKESPLAHKGGVDTIEIPVKRVLEWCGIKYKRNPPEWLPEHPEWEKITREIMRKTLPLRPEPEYNELAKYE, from the coding sequence TTGCCTTATCTACTTGAATATGAGGCAAAACAAATTTTTAGGAAAGAAGGTTTACCAATTCCTGAAGGTGAAGTTGCAGAAACGTCTGAACAGGCTAAGAATATTGCTGAACGAATAGGAAAACCTGTTGTTGTTAAAATTCAAATTCCAACTGGAAGGCGAGGGCGCGCTGGAGGAGTTAAATTAGCTAATAATGCTGAAGAAGCTGAAAAAATAGCTAAAGAGCTTCTTGGAAAAGAATTTTTAGGACATAAAGTTAATAAAGTTTTGGTTGAGGAAAAACTAAATATAAAAAGGGAATTTTACATTGGAGTTGTTAATGATAGAGCAGCAAAATCTCCCGCTATTCTTATGAGTTCAGAAGGCGGAATGGAAATTGAAGAAATAACTCAAAAATTTCCAGAGAAACTTGCAAAAATAAATGTTAATATATTCAAAGGATTACAGGTGTTCCAGGTAAGAAATGCTGCAAAGAAAGTTGGTATCCCACTTGAGTTAATTAATAATGTTAGTAATATGCTTTATAATCTTTACTGGAAAATTTATCGAAAATACGATGCAACTTTTACTGAAATAAATCCTCTCTGCTTAACTAATGATGGAAAACTTATTGCAGCTGATGCTCGTTTATCTATAGATGATGATGCTATGTTTAGGCATAAAGAAATAACACCTGAAGCTGAAAAACATTTAAATGAAAGGGAAAAACATGCAAAGGAGAAAGGTTACGTTTACGTAGAGCTTGATCCAAATGGTGAGATAGCTTGCATATCTAATGGAGCTGGATTAGGAATGAGCGTTATGGATTATGTAAATGAAGCTGGAGGTAAACTCGCATGCTTTATGGATGTTGGTGGAAGATTCTATGAGTTAGCTGGAGATGCTTTAAAAACTGTATTAACATTACCAAACCTTAAAGCAGTGCTTTTTCATGTTTATGCAGGGCTTACAAGAGCCAATATAATAGCTAAAGGTGTATGCGAAGCAATAAAAGAAGTAAAACCTAAAGTACCAATCTTTATTCAAGTTTCAGGAACAGGTGAAAAAGGAGCGATTGAAATAATGAAGAAAGAATCTGAAGAATTTAGAAAAATGGGCTTAATTGTAGAATGGTGTTCTCATACTGTAACTGGAAAAGAAAGTCCATTAGCTCATAAAGGTGGAGTTGACACTATTGAAATACCTGTTAAAAGAGTTTTAGAATGGTGTGGAATTAAATATAAACGAAATCCACCCGAATGGTTGCCTGAACATCCAGAATGGGAGAAAATAACTAGGGAAATTATGAGAAAAACCCTTCCATTAAGGCCTGAACCTGAATATAATGAATTAGCGAAGTATGAATAA